One genomic segment of Podarcis raffonei isolate rPodRaf1 chromosome 7, rPodRaf1.pri, whole genome shotgun sequence includes these proteins:
- the MC2R gene encoding adrenocorticotropic hormone receptor, with translation MHLPSPKVATMKIDRGSETTRLLGQTNAPPSENNSELSMNTSDCAQVIVPEEIFFTIAALGVLENLLVLIAVGRNKNLHSPMYIFICSLAVSDMLGSLYKTLENILFIIFCKMRYLTCQGALEKTMDDILDFMFILSLLGSIFSLSAIAADRYITIFYALRYHNIMTMKRTLVILVVIWAFCAGSGIAVVIFSHETATVVSFSVFLCFMLIFILSLYIHMFLLARSHAKKIALQPTSSVHQRANMKGVITLTVLLGVFLCCWAPFVLHMLLMAFCPQNPYCICYGSIFHVNGILIMCNAVIDPMIYAFRSPELRSTFKRLFCCRKPSWT, from the coding sequence ATGCATCTTCCCTCACCAAAGGTTGCAACCATGAAGATCGACCGAGGTTCTGAAACAACAAGGCTTCTGGGACAGACAAATGCTCCTCCATCGGAAAACAACAGTGAGCTCTCAATGAACACCTCCGACTGTGCACAAGTCATTGTGCCAGAAGAAATCTTCTTCACCATTGCCGCTCTAGGAGTACTGGAAAACCTGCTGGTGCTCATAGCAGTGGGGAGGAATAAGAATCTGCATTCACCCATGTATATTTTCATTTGCAGCTTAGCTGTTTCAGACATGCTGGGAAGTTTGTACAAGACTCTGGAGAATATCCTCTTCATCATCTTCTGCAAGATGAGATACCTAACATGCCAGGGAGCCTTGGAAAAAACGATGGATGATATTTTAGATTTCATGTTTATTCTATCTTTACTGGGATCCATTTTCAGTCTGTCGGCCATTGCAGCTGATAGATATATAACCATCTTCTATGCACTGCGGTACCATAACATCATGACAATGAAGCGTACTTTAGTGATCTTGGTGGTCATTTGGGCATTCTGTGCTGGGAGTGGCATCGCAGTGGTCATTTTCTCCCATGAAACAGCTACTGTTGTGTCCTTCTCTGTCTTCCTGTGTTTCATGCTCATTTTTATCCTCAGCCTCTATATTCATATGTTCCTGCTTGCACGCTCTCATGCCAAGAAGATTGCTTTGCAGCCTACCAGCTCGGTTCACCAGAGAGCTAACATGAAAGGAGTCATTACTTTAACTGTCTTACTTGGGGTTTTTCTCTGCTGCTGGGCCCCTTTTGTCCTTCATATGCTTCTGATGGCATTTTGCCCACAAAACCCTTATTGCATTTGCTATGGGTCCATTTTTCACGTGAATGGTATACTGATCATGTGCAATGCTGTGATTGACCCCATGATTTATGCATTTCGAAGTCCAGAGCTGAGAAGTACATTTAAGAGATTGTTCTGCTGCCGGAAGCCAAGCTGGACTTAG